A window from Chloroflexaceae bacterium encodes these proteins:
- a CDS encoding DUF87 domain-containing protein has translation MQPIAIIGSPNSTTTFTVDILETARDRALDHAWVTFEVVERFNGRAYRKRALCQLGGIVTRNRWHEDPIIRAVIKHQGALPALSGESDLTSAQLTALGVFLLEDDGRVRRRTTLSTPPPSGTPVYPATAEVLQALVDTEPGIFYAGASPGDGLPVPLTLRHFGPTEAGGFGEAVMIGIFGQTRSGKSIFAAQLLAGFASNPQMGLLVLDPQGEFGRDRFAAGDHRVDFSIRRLLGSLRVSRAVNVVSTDEVALEGPEAFTETLRRAGFFESLGFKGAGKEREASERLANLIAELTDAEGRRRPVRDLRGADLPLLVRDLARFADVIYASRPGTTPGEGQRAQDVLARFQLDEARLKRIWANALAAFRTDTGRVPLSQLIQRVLADREVVVLSFAQEGGHDAVPYFLLNEILTRLRQVIHRSFNHGQQSNALVVLDEAHLFAGEHAAESSDGARTRALLAQSVRMTGKYGVGWMFITQTLHDFDKIILRQLQVKCFGQGFKLGADREYVETELGKEGFARYCSLPDPKRTGRYTFMITGPIVALGSLGTPLVLQGFRSADDLMRANPHCFQLR, from the coding sequence ATGCAGCCAATTGCGATCATCGGTTCGCCGAACAGCACCACCACCTTCACCGTGGACATCCTCGAAACCGCCCGCGACCGGGCGCTGGATCACGCCTGGGTGACCTTTGAGGTGGTGGAACGCTTCAATGGCCGGGCCTATCGCAAGCGGGCCCTCTGCCAGCTTGGCGGCATTGTTACCCGTAACCGCTGGCATGAAGACCCGATCATCCGCGCGGTGATCAAGCATCAGGGCGCCCTGCCAGCCCTCTCCGGCGAGAGCGACCTGACCAGCGCCCAGTTGACGGCCCTGGGAGTATTCTTGCTTGAGGACGACGGGCGGGTGCGGCGCCGCACGACCCTCTCCACCCCGCCGCCCAGCGGCACTCCCGTGTATCCGGCCACCGCCGAGGTCCTCCAGGCCCTGGTGGATACCGAGCCGGGCATCTTCTATGCCGGCGCTTCCCCCGGCGACGGCCTGCCCGTGCCGCTGACCCTGCGCCATTTTGGGCCGACCGAGGCGGGCGGCTTCGGCGAAGCGGTCATGATAGGCATCTTCGGCCAGACCCGCAGCGGCAAGTCCATTTTCGCCGCGCAACTGCTCGCCGGGTTTGCCAGCAATCCGCAGATGGGCCTGCTGGTGCTCGACCCGCAGGGCGAGTTCGGGCGCGACCGCTTCGCTGCCGGCGACCACCGGGTGGATTTTAGCATCAGGCGTTTGCTGGGCAGCCTGCGTGTCAGCCGCGCCGTCAACGTCGTCAGCACCGACGAGGTGGCCCTCGAAGGCCCCGAGGCCTTCACCGAGACGTTGCGGCGGGCCGGGTTCTTCGAGAGTCTGGGCTTCAAAGGGGCCGGCAAGGAACGCGAGGCCAGCGAGCGGCTCGCCAACCTGATCGCTGAGTTGACCGACGCCGAGGGCCGGCGCCGGCCCGTGCGCGATCTGCGCGGAGCCGATCTGCCCCTGCTGGTGCGGGACCTGGCCCGCTTCGCCGATGTGATCTACGCCAGTCGCCCTGGCACGACGCCCGGCGAGGGCCAGCGCGCCCAGGACGTGCTGGCGCGCTTCCAGCTCGACGAGGCCCGGCTCAAGCGCATCTGGGCCAATGCGCTGGCGGCCTTCCGCACCGACACGGGCCGCGTGCCCCTCTCGCAGCTCATCCAGCGCGTGCTCGCCGATCGCGAGGTCGTGGTGCTCTCCTTTGCCCAGGAAGGCGGACACGATGCCGTGCCCTACTTCCTGCTCAACGAGATTCTCACCCGCCTGCGCCAGGTGATCCACCGCAGCTTCAACCACGGGCAGCAGTCCAACGCGCTGGTGGTGCTCGACGAGGCGCACCTCTTTGCCGGGGAGCACGCCGCCGAAAGCAGCGACGGGGCCCGCACCCGCGCCTTGCTGGCCCAGAGCGTGCGCATGACCGGCAAGTACGGCGTGGGCTGGATGTTCATCACCCAGACCCTCCACGATTTCGATAAAATCATCCTGCGACAACTCCAGGTCAAGTGTTTTGGCCAGGGCTTCAAGCTGGGGGCTGATCGTGAATATGTGGAAACAGAACTGGGCAAGGAAGGTTTTGCGCGCTACTGTTCGTTGCCCGATCCAAAACGCACCGGGCGCTATACGTTTATGATCACCGGCCCGATCGTGGCTCTGGGCAGCCTGGGCACGCCGCTGGTGCTGCAGGGCTTTCGCAGCGCCGATGACCTGATGCGCGCCAATCCGCATTGTTTTCAGCTACGCTGA
- a CDS encoding alpha/beta hydrolase has protein sequence MMDYTLDATRGYLTLGDIRLSYLDWGGTGPPVVLLHGITSSAATFWRVAPALRAVGYRVLALDMPGHGESDVSQAHDLDTIAGLVGEAIMHLELREVRLIGHSWGGATALVLASGAHAARAALARVALVDPALELTPEWGAARLAEFLAGVGAPAEVVRPQVRANNPAWDEGDVYWKSIALEQCRRAQVEGFFLPREGWRLVERVAYVEAPLLVLVCEPAFSVVSAPVLEELQTRLRDGRGRVIEVPGTNHNMFRGSGYAATMATLLAWLHA, from the coding sequence ATGATGGACTATACGCTTGACGCCACGCGCGGCTATCTCACCCTGGGGGACATTCGGCTGAGTTATCTGGATTGGGGCGGGACCGGACCGCCGGTGGTTCTCTTGCATGGGATTACCAGCAGCGCCGCGACGTTCTGGCGGGTGGCCCCGGCACTGCGGGCTGTGGGCTACCGTGTGCTCGCCCTGGATATGCCCGGTCACGGCGAGAGCGATGTGAGCCAGGCCCACGATCTGGATACGATTGCCGGACTGGTTGGCGAGGCAATCATGCACCTTGAGTTGCGCGAGGTGCGGCTGATCGGCCACTCCTGGGGCGGAGCCACAGCCCTGGTGCTGGCCAGCGGCGCCCACGCGGCGCGCGCCGCGCTGGCGCGCGTGGCGCTGGTGGACCCGGCGCTGGAGCTCACGCCGGAGTGGGGTGCGGCCCGGCTGGCAGAGTTCCTGGCGGGAGTAGGGGCGCCGGCTGAGGTCGTGCGCCCGCAGGTGCGCGCGAATAATCCTGCCTGGGACGAAGGCGACGTGTACTGGAAGAGCATCGCTCTGGAGCAGTGCCGGCGCGCCCAGGTGGAGGGCTTCTTCCTGCCACGGGAGGGATGGCGCCTGGTGGAGCGGGTGGCATACGTCGAGGCGCCGTTGCTGGTGCTGGTGTGCGAACCCGCCTTTAGCGTGGTGTCAGCGCCGGTGCTGGAGGAACTGCAGACTCGCCTGCGCGACGGCAGAGGGCGAGTCATAGAGGTGCCGGGAACCAACCATAATATGTTTCGCGGCTCCGGCTATGCCGCGACAATGGCAACCCTCCTGGCCTGGTTGCATGCATGA
- a CDS encoding tyrosine-type recombinase/integrase produces MSNSDSPSEPGSRTIASELETFLSDIQREHGLSANTITSYRCDLRTAAATLTMPLEEIATSDIKAFLESRNEQPGTTNRRIASLGRFFRWALSQGYVTSNPVERVGVRYHAEHRPQPIASEAERRALDAAINASPQPYRLIFTLLREIGVRTDEVLNLNVGDVILEPGREVLLVQDSKSGTKRMVVLTPDAMPRSLRGLRSWLRELGDDVSPDTPLFQSSRGNRASYDTLHRRWVQVCKQARLVDVVDGKEVPRYTLHHLRHTAAAELIAFYPEQVVRRILGHRDPRSTRRYAEIVRGNGYKANNTNAGNQLGQRREQQAS; encoded by the coding sequence ATGTCCAACAGCGATAGCCCGAGCGAGCCCGGGTCGCGCACGATCGCCAGTGAACTGGAAACGTTCCTGAGCGATATTCAGCGCGAACATGGGCTGAGTGCCAACACGATCACATCGTACCGGTGTGATCTGCGCACGGCTGCGGCGACGCTCACCATGCCGCTGGAGGAGATCGCTACCAGCGACATCAAGGCGTTTCTGGAAAGTCGGAACGAACAACCGGGCACCACGAACCGGCGCATTGCCAGTCTGGGCCGCTTTTTCCGCTGGGCGCTGAGCCAGGGATATGTGACCAGCAACCCGGTTGAACGCGTGGGGGTGCGCTACCACGCCGAGCATCGCCCGCAACCAATTGCCAGCGAAGCCGAACGGCGAGCGCTTGACGCCGCGATTAACGCCAGCCCGCAACCCTACCGTCTGATCTTCACCCTGCTGCGCGAGATTGGCGTTCGTACCGATGAGGTGCTGAACCTCAACGTCGGCGACGTGATCCTCGAACCAGGGCGCGAAGTGCTGCTGGTGCAGGACAGCAAGAGCGGCACCAAGCGCATGGTGGTGCTCACGCCAGACGCCATGCCCCGCAGTCTGCGCGGCCTGCGGAGCTGGCTGCGCGAGTTAGGCGATGATGTGTCGCCCGATACGCCGCTGTTCCAGTCGTCGCGCGGCAATCGCGCTTCCTATGACACGCTCCATCGCCGCTGGGTGCAGGTATGCAAGCAGGCGCGCCTGGTGGACGTGGTGGACGGCAAGGAGGTGCCCCGCTATACGCTGCACCATCTGCGCCACACCGCCGCTGCCGAGCTGATCGCCTTCTATCCTGAACAGGTGGTCCGGCGCATCCTTGGCCATCGCGATCCGCGCAGCACCCGCCGCTACGCCGAAATCGTGCGCGGCAACGGCTACAAAGCCAACAACACGAACGCCGGTAATCAGCTTGGCCAGCGACGCGAGCAGCAGGCATCCTGA
- a CDS encoding (2Fe-2S)-binding protein yields MPKLTVEGKTLEVPVGKRLVLAIEEAGVEIGHRCGGYARCTTCRVVFAEGEPATMTRAEYEKLTERELFGQYRLACQIVCDHDMAIAEVSMTRENQGWTDTGPAPEATVTPEAVFYPVEELKS; encoded by the coding sequence ATGCCGAAGCTGACCGTGGAAGGAAAGACGCTCGAGGTGCCGGTCGGAAAGCGTCTGGTGCTGGCGATCGAGGAAGCGGGAGTGGAGATCGGGCACCGTTGCGGAGGCTATGCTCGTTGCACGACCTGCCGGGTGGTGTTTGCGGAAGGTGAACCGGCCACGATGACCCGCGCCGAATACGAGAAACTCACCGAGCGCGAATTGTTTGGCCAGTACCGCCTGGCCTGCCAGATTGTCTGCGACCACGACATGGCTATTGCCGAAGTGAGCATGACGCGGGAGAACCAGGGCTGGACCGACACCGGTCCTGCGCCCGAGGCCACGGTGACGCCCGAGGCAGTGTTTTACCCTGTTGAAGAGTTAAAGTCCTGA
- a CDS encoding DsbA family protein, with translation MRLLTRVLLVAIGLLLAACGAYAPPTPTRSALEEMQTSVALQARPTLAPIDPGLLPTPAPTSPPPAIAEVLQLRPDDPRALGNPDAPVLIIEFTDYECPFCQRFFRETRPQIIETYVQTGAARFVARDFPLADIHPSATLAAAAGQCAAAQGQFWPMYERLFETHQEEWGGVPRRDRDVFIEFAGELGLDGAAFGACLDDPATLRQIENEQAAATRFGVNSTPNFLVNGQLLRGAMPFRVFEELIQQELQR, from the coding sequence GTGCGCCTGCTCACCCGCGTCCTGCTCGTCGCCATCGGGCTGCTCCTCGCCGCCTGCGGCGCCTATGCGCCGCCAACGCCTACCCGTTCAGCGTTGGAGGAGATGCAAACCAGCGTCGCCCTCCAGGCGCGGCCTACCCTGGCCCCAATCGATCCGGGGCTGCTGCCCACACCCGCGCCCACCTCTCCGCCCCCCGCTATTGCCGAGGTCCTGCAATTGCGCCCCGATGACCCGCGCGCCCTCGGCAATCCCGACGCGCCGGTGCTGATCATCGAGTTCACCGACTACGAGTGCCCGTTTTGCCAGCGGTTCTTCCGCGAAACGCGCCCGCAGATTATCGAAACCTACGTGCAAACCGGCGCGGCCCGCTTCGTCGCGCGCGACTTCCCCCTGGCCGACATCCACCCCTCGGCCACTCTGGCGGCCGCGGCGGGCCAGTGCGCCGCCGCTCAGGGGCAGTTCTGGCCTATGTATGAACGCCTCTTTGAAACCCATCAAGAAGAGTGGGGCGGCGTGCCCAGACGCGACCGCGACGTGTTCATCGAGTTTGCCGGCGAACTGGGACTTGACGGCGCCGCCTTTGGCGCCTGCCTCGATGATCCGGCAACGCTGCGGCAAATTGAGAACGAACAGGCCGCCGCCACGCGCTTCGGCGTCAACTCCACGCCCAACTTCCTGGTTAACGGCCAGTTGCTGCGTGGCGCTATGCCATTCCGGGTGTTTGAGGAGCTAATCCAGCAGGAACTACAGCGCTAG
- a CDS encoding DUF4397 domain-containing protein, which translates to MPLTSLRRFLGLIGRLAVLLALAGALPAVRAAPLAAAPARVAVLHAAPLGGAAPVTVALRIGGIDTMIGSGLQFAERLPYRELPAGVYPVLVFPGALTQEQLPGATPVLSGAATLQAARDHTLVIGGGANGFPLAVFTVTDSAVPPAPGTATLRMLHAAPFAPGAAATVDVVYENGQAFPGLLNIAFGQAPGPLSVPVGQALDVKIVPTGRPAAPPLLDLPPRVFAAGEEVVLAVIGGAGGQPLRVIEIPRERRVPARVRVLHLAPFASGTAPVHVRVNDTRVLENLAYFALSAELPLEEGSYRLAVDRPGTPPAELAGLEVELERGRGYTVAAIGGANGAPLRLVLLPDLAETPPYGARLRVLHAAPFAPGVRGQLDLRDERNFIFGGQAEMPFGSEALLTVDSGVYRLRFTGRGGGEPVIHAPLLVLPAGRGTTLFVAGDGVNQPFNTLVAPELFGQRVYLPLVLK; encoded by the coding sequence ATGCCTCTGACATCCCTTCGCCGCTTTCTTGGCCTCATCGGGCGCCTGGCGGTCCTGCTGGCGCTGGCGGGTGCGCTGCCCGCAGTGCGCGCAGCGCCGCTGGCGGCAGCTCCGGCGCGCGTCGCCGTGCTGCACGCCGCCCCGCTGGGTGGCGCCGCCCCGGTCACCGTCGCGCTGCGGATCGGCGGGATTGACACCATGATTGGCAGCGGCCTGCAATTCGCTGAACGGTTGCCGTACCGCGAGTTGCCCGCCGGAGTCTACCCCGTACTGGTCTTCCCTGGAGCGTTGACCCAGGAGCAACTGCCCGGCGCCACGCCGGTGCTGAGCGGCGCCGCCACCCTGCAAGCCGCCAGGGATCATACCCTGGTAATCGGCGGCGGGGCCAATGGCTTTCCCCTTGCCGTCTTCACCGTCACCGACAGCGCCGTTCCCCCTGCGCCCGGAACGGCGACCCTGCGCATGCTGCATGCTGCGCCGTTCGCCCCCGGCGCGGCGGCGACGGTTGATGTGGTGTATGAGAATGGGCAGGCTTTTCCGGGGTTGCTGAACATCGCCTTCGGGCAGGCGCCGGGGCCGCTCTCCGTGCCAGTGGGCCAGGCGCTAGATGTGAAGATCGTGCCGACGGGCCGGCCCGCCGCACCGCCGCTCCTCGATCTGCCGCCACGGGTGTTTGCCGCAGGTGAGGAGGTGGTACTGGCGGTGATCGGGGGCGCCGGCGGGCAACCGCTGCGTGTCATCGAGATTCCCCGCGAACGGCGTGTGCCGGCGCGTGTGCGTGTCCTGCACCTGGCACCCTTCGCCAGCGGGACGGCGCCGGTGCATGTGCGGGTGAACGATACGCGGGTGCTGGAGAACCTGGCGTACTTCGCCCTGAGCGCCGAACTGCCCCTGGAAGAAGGCAGCTACCGGCTGGCCGTTGATCGTCCGGGGACGCCGCCAGCGGAACTGGCCGGTCTTGAAGTGGAGCTGGAGCGAGGGCGCGGTTACACTGTCGCGGCGATTGGCGGCGCCAATGGCGCTCCGCTACGGCTGGTCTTGCTCCCCGACCTTGCCGAGACTCCGCCCTACGGCGCGCGATTGCGCGTGCTGCACGCGGCGCCGTTTGCGCCCGGCGTTCGCGGGCAACTCGATCTGCGCGACGAGCGCAACTTCATCTTCGGGGGGCAGGCGGAGATGCCCTTCGGCAGTGAGGCGCTGTTGACCGTTGACAGCGGCGTGTACCGGCTGCGCTTTACAGGACGTGGCGGAGGCGAGCCGGTCATTCATGCGCCGCTGCTCGTTCTTCCTGCTGGGCGCGGCACAACCCTTTTCGTCGCTGGCGACGGCGTTAATCAGCCCTTCAATACTCTGGTGGCGCCAGAACTATTCGGCCAGCGGGTCTATCTTCCGCTGGTGCTGAAGTAG
- a CDS encoding PhoX family phosphatase, protein MGGHDEKDKWIVRSEEGIGETFGTILERRLSRREVLKSATIASSVAIIGSAALGAGTAAAQRVTTPQFARVEPTPPDFDDVRVPEGYYARTLIRWGEPLSATAPVHNVWEQTAEAQSQQFGYNCDFVGYFPLPLGSNSSTRGLLVVNHEYTNEELMFPNYDPKKPTRTQVDVGIAAHGLSVVEIQRAPDGTWSYVRNSPFNRRITGETRMRISGPAAGHPLMQTSEDPTGTVVRGTLNNCAGGKTPWGTVLTAEENFHQYFGNLSKFDRNDPRFAIHRRYGMPAEQSERGWELYHSRFDVAKEPNEAFRHGWMVEVDPYDPNMTPVKRTALGRFRHEAATIGIAPDGRVVAYMGDDAVFEYVYKFVTRGKYNPNDRAANMNLLDDGTLYVARFNDDGTGEWLPLVFGQGPLTPANGFNSQADVVINARRAGDLLGATKMDRPEDVEPNPVTKKIYVVLTNNTRRGAEGQPGPDKANPRAKNEAGHIIEITETNNDYASTTFRWEMFIIAGLPSDPTTYFAGYDKSKVSPIGAPDNVTFDNAGNLWIATDGAARAIKYNDGLFAVPVQGPQRGNLQQFFSSVAGSEVCGPEFTPDNRTLFLAIQHPGEGGTFEKPISTWPDRVGLPRPSVITIQAFDNRPIGT, encoded by the coding sequence ATGGGCGGTCACGACGAGAAGGACAAATGGATCGTCCGCTCTGAGGAGGGGATTGGCGAAACCTTCGGCACGATTCTTGAGCGCCGCTTGAGCCGCCGCGAGGTGCTGAAGAGCGCCACCATCGCCTCGTCGGTGGCGATCATCGGCTCGGCGGCCCTTGGCGCCGGGACTGCCGCCGCGCAGCGTGTTACCACTCCGCAATTTGCCCGCGTCGAACCGACGCCTCCAGACTTTGACGATGTCAGGGTGCCTGAGGGGTACTACGCCCGCACCCTGATCCGCTGGGGTGAGCCGCTGTCGGCCACTGCCCCCGTGCACAATGTCTGGGAGCAGACCGCCGAGGCTCAGAGCCAGCAATTTGGCTACAACTGCGACTTCGTGGGGTATTTCCCGCTGCCGCTCGGCTCCAACTCCTCAACCCGCGGCCTCCTCGTGGTGAATCATGAGTACACCAACGAGGAGTTGATGTTCCCCAACTACGACCCAAAGAAGCCCACACGCACCCAGGTTGATGTGGGCATCGCCGCTCACGGTCTGTCGGTGGTGGAGATCCAGCGCGCCCCCGACGGCACCTGGAGCTACGTGCGCAACTCGCCCTTCAACCGCCGCATCACCGGCGAGACGCGGATGCGCATCAGCGGCCCCGCCGCCGGCCATCCACTGATGCAGACCAGCGAGGATCCCACCGGCACCGTGGTGCGCGGCACGCTGAACAACTGCGCTGGCGGCAAGACGCCCTGGGGCACCGTGCTGACCGCCGAGGAGAATTTCCACCAGTACTTCGGCAATCTCAGCAAGTTCGACAGGAACGACCCGCGCTTCGCCATTCACCGCCGCTACGGCATGCCCGCCGAACAGAGCGAGCGCGGCTGGGAGCTGTATCACAGCCGCTTCGATGTGGCCAAGGAGCCGAATGAGGCCTTCCGCCACGGCTGGATGGTTGAGGTTGACCCCTACGACCCGAACATGACCCCCGTGAAGCGCACCGCCCTGGGCCGCTTCCGCCACGAGGCGGCGACCATCGGCATCGCCCCCGATGGGCGCGTGGTGGCCTATATGGGTGACGATGCCGTCTTCGAGTATGTCTATAAGTTCGTCACCCGGGGCAAGTACAATCCCAATGACCGGGCCGCGAATATGAACCTGCTCGATGACGGCACCCTCTACGTGGCCCGCTTCAACGATGACGGCACCGGCGAGTGGCTGCCCCTGGTCTTCGGGCAGGGTCCGCTGACCCCGGCGAACGGCTTTAACTCGCAGGCCGATGTGGTGATCAACGCCCGCCGTGCTGGCGACCTCCTGGGCGCCACCAAGATGGACCGCCCTGAGGACGTGGAGCCGAACCCGGTCACCAAGAAGATCTACGTGGTGCTGACCAACAACACCCGCCGCGGCGCTGAGGGCCAGCCGGGCCCCGACAAGGCCAATCCTCGCGCCAAGAACGAGGCCGGTCACATCATTGAGATCACCGAGACCAACAACGACTACGCCAGCACCACCTTCCGCTGGGAGATGTTCATCATCGCCGGCCTGCCCAGCGATCCCACCACCTATTTTGCCGGCTACGACAAGAGCAAGGTCAGCCCGATAGGAGCTCCCGACAACGTGACCTTCGACAATGCCGGCAACCTGTGGATTGCCACCGACGGGGCTGCTCGCGCCATCAAGTACAATGACGGCCTCTTCGCGGTGCCGGTGCAGGGTCCGCAGCGGGGCAACCTCCAGCAGTTCTTCTCCTCCGTCGCCGGCTCGGAGGTCTGCGGCCCTGAGTTCACGCCCGACAACCGCACGCTCTTCCTGGCCATCCAGCACCCCGGCGAGGGCGGCACCTTCGAGAAGCCGATCAGCACCTGGCCGGATCGTGTGGGCCTGCCCCGGCCGAGCGTGATCACCATCCAGGCGTTCGACAACCGCCCAATTGGGACCTGA
- a CDS encoding hexose kinase, whose product MLLIITPNPALDRTMVFQGLRLGGVFRTDEVIVAAGGKGLNVARAARTLGQPALVCAPLGGLTGDMVARLAAAEGLAGRWTRHQAGETRTCVLVVDREASDATALNESGPIFAPADWHAFAGDVLAAASGSALAVVSGSLPRGVAPADLGALLVDLASRGLQVIVDTSGPALEAALATQPWGVKVNGHEAGAALGRPVSDVPAALAALATLRAQGVSLAAVSLGALGCVAADASGAWWARPPRMRIVSSVGSGDSLLAGLATGLLRGMNLPEALRLGVACGAADALTIGGGRFDLREVENLRVAVHVEARGIADF is encoded by the coding sequence GTGCTGCTTATCATCACGCCCAATCCGGCTCTAGATCGCACGATGGTGTTCCAGGGCCTGCGCCTCGGCGGAGTCTTCCGCACCGATGAGGTCATCGTCGCAGCAGGGGGCAAAGGGTTGAACGTGGCCCGCGCGGCGCGCACCCTGGGCCAGCCGGCGCTGGTCTGCGCCCCCCTCGGCGGGCTGACTGGCGATATGGTGGCTCGCCTGGCCGCCGCCGAGGGATTGGCGGGCCGCTGGACACGCCACCAGGCGGGGGAGACGCGCACCTGCGTGCTGGTGGTTGACCGCGAGGCCAGCGATGCCACTGCGCTGAACGAGTCCGGACCAATCTTTGCCCCCGCCGACTGGCATGCCTTTGCCGGCGATGTGCTGGCGGCGGCCTCCGGGTCCGCGCTTGCCGTGGTCTCTGGCAGCCTGCCCCGCGGAGTCGCGCCGGCAGACCTGGGCGCGTTGCTGGTCGATCTGGCCTCGCGCGGCTTGCAGGTGATAGTGGATACTAGCGGGCCGGCGCTGGAGGCGGCCCTGGCGACGCAGCCCTGGGGGGTAAAGGTGAATGGGCACGAGGCCGGGGCGGCGCTTGGTCGCCCGGTGAGCGATGTTCCAGCGGCGCTGGCGGCCCTGGCGACGCTCCGCGCGCAGGGCGTCAGCCTGGCGGCGGTCAGTCTGGGTGCGCTGGGCTGCGTTGCGGCCGATGCAAGCGGCGCCTGGTGGGCCCGCCCGCCCCGCATGCGCATCGTGAGCAGCGTGGGCAGCGGCGACTCGCTGCTGGCGGGCCTGGCTACCGGTCTGCTGCGTGGCATGAACCTGCCTGAGGCCCTGCGCCTGGGGGTGGCCTGCGGCGCCGCCGATGCCCTGACCATCGGCGGGGGCCGGTTTGACCTGCGCGAGGTGGAGAACCTGCGGGTGGCGGTGCATGTGGAGGCCAGGGGGATTGCGGATTTTTGA
- a CDS encoding SDR family oxidoreductase: MKLKGRVAIITGASSGVGYATARLFAREGATVVAAARRRDLLEHLIAEIAYEGHQGLSIPADVTDAAQVQHLADQTVALLGRIDILINCAGGVMKISPVEQFSDSEWRAIIDTNLTGVFYATRAVVPYMKRQHSGTIVNLGSRVGKMGIANISPFSAAKFALAGFSQSLAQELRPYNIFVTNVVAGMINADLAPLNPDESLRRRLLTTEDVAHALLWVCTLPPSLRVDELPIMPRHVDL, from the coding sequence ATGAAGCTCAAAGGACGCGTCGCTATTATTACCGGGGCCTCCAGCGGCGTTGGTTATGCCACCGCGCGCCTGTTCGCGCGCGAGGGCGCAACGGTCGTCGCAGCGGCCCGCCGCCGGGACCTGCTGGAGCACTTGATTGCCGAAATCGCCTATGAGGGCCATCAGGGTCTAAGCATTCCCGCCGATGTGACCGACGCAGCCCAGGTGCAGCATCTTGCCGACCAGACCGTCGCGCTCCTCGGGCGGATCGACATTCTGATCAACTGCGCTGGCGGGGTCATGAAGATCTCGCCGGTGGAGCAGTTCAGCGATTCCGAGTGGCGCGCGATCATTGACACTAACCTGACCGGGGTCTTCTACGCGACCCGCGCCGTCGTGCCGTATATGAAGCGCCAGCATAGCGGCACTATCGTGAACCTCGGCTCGCGCGTGGGCAAAATGGGGATCGCCAATATCAGCCCCTTCAGCGCCGCGAAGTTTGCCCTGGCCGGCTTTTCGCAGTCGCTGGCCCAGGAGTTGCGCCCCTACAACATCTTTGTGACCAATGTGGTCGCGGGCATGATCAACGCCGACCTCGCGCCCCTCAACCCCGACGAGTCGCTGCGCCGGCGTCTGCTTACCACCGAAGACGTGGCCCACGCGCTGCTCTGGGTCTGCACCCTGCCGCCCAGTCTCCGAGTGGATGAACTGCCGATCATGCCTCGCCATGTAGATCTATGA
- a CDS encoding class F sortase: MRLFVLILVALLAGCGSVPPATLIQSAATFPAPATATRVLETASPAPMTATPRAATATSRPVTATPGAATAIPRPVTATPAPVTATPRAATATPAPLARRDGGPPVRLVIPAIELDQKVAPVGLDRNRIPIVPKHDVGWYNLSAAPGQMENVVLWGHVLRFHDAPHIPAPFARLNEAPVGAQLILYSADGAAHHYVITRKVWATPDQVEYILPVGREQVTLVSCIGDKVIVNGATVDMTHRLITIAEPR; the protein is encoded by the coding sequence ATGCGCCTCTTCGTCCTCATCCTGGTGGCGCTGCTGGCCGGGTGTGGTTCGGTTCCTCCAGCCACGCTGATACAATCCGCCGCAACCTTCCCTGCGCCAGCGACGGCCACCCGCGTGCTCGAGACCGCAAGCCCCGCGCCAATGACGGCCACCCCCAGGGCTGCGACGGCCACCTCCAGGCCAGTGACGGCCACCCCCGGGGCTGCGACGGCCATTCCCAGGCCAGTGACGGCCACTCCCGCGCCGGTGACGGCCACTCCCAGGGCTGCGACGGCCACGCCCGCGCCACTGGCGCGGCGTGACGGCGGGCCGCCGGTGCGGCTGGTGATCCCGGCAATCGAGCTTGACCAGAAGGTGGCGCCTGTCGGGCTGGACCGCAATCGTATACCCATTGTGCCGAAGCACGATGTTGGATGGTACAACCTGAGCGCCGCGCCCGGTCAGATGGAGAACGTGGTGCTCTGGGGCCACGTGCTGCGCTTCCACGACGCGCCGCACATCCCGGCGCCCTTCGCGCGCCTGAACGAGGCGCCCGTCGGCGCGCAGCTCATCCTCTACAGCGCCGATGGCGCCGCTCACCACTATGTAATCACCAGGAAAGTCTGGGCAACGCCCGATCAGGTTGAGTACATCTTGCCTGTCGGCCGGGAGCAGGTGACCCTGGTGTCGTGTATCGGCGACAAGGTTATCGTTAACGGCGCTACCGTTGATATGACCCACCGACTGATTACCATCGCTGAGCCACGCTAA